Part of the Triticum aestivum cultivar Chinese Spring chromosome 4D, IWGSC CS RefSeq v2.1, whole genome shotgun sequence genome is shown below.
TTGCTGTGAATGGTGTCGAAGCCGGGTTTCACATGTACTTGGATAGCAATGGTGAGGCTCACTTTCTCAGGGATGCAGACTCAATTACTGCAGAAGGGGATTTTGTTGTGTCCACTTCATCTTTGGGGGATGAACGGGAGGTGCTGATGCAGGATGCACAGTTAAGGAAATCCAAGAGCACTTCTTGTGATATCTCAACCATGGAGGCCAGTGCTGGGGATGGGAAGATGCCTGCGAGGACAGTCTCAAGACAGAGCACCATACTTGAGCGGATGTTTGGACGGAAACCAAATAAGGACAATGCCCCTGCTGTGGATAGTGTGTGCTCATTAGAGCGTGCGGAGATTGCAGCCGAACTCCTTGATGCAAAGTGGTCGACAAATCTCTCGCATGGTTCGGAAGCTCCTAGTTCTGATCATGAACCTTCCAGTAGTCATCTGAGAGATGCTGGCAATGGTAATCAAGGGGAAACCGCAAAAATGGTATTGCCAGATTGTAGCTTGGATCATGACAAAGCAATGGGCTCTAATTGTGACAATGTGAACAGCACTGTTGGTAGCCCACATGGAGGAAGCAGGAGTTCAGGAGATGAAAAGGCACACTGTATACAAACCACTAGTGTCGAGGAGGAGATTGTTGCCATTTATGCACATAAGACTGATGGGATCATGTCAACTATAGACTGGCCAGGACCAGAATATATGTCAAATGATTTGGATACAGGTAAAAGTATCAATGAGTCTGTTGATACTCAAGGTGAGTTGCAGCGTAATCTTGAAGATGTTACAGTAAGGGAAATGCATACGGAGGTTTTTTCCAATGGTATTTTTGAAATTCATGCAATTGAAACAGGCATTACTGATTGTAAAAGTGAAGTGGTTTCACAGTTGGTTGCTGTTGATTCCGACAAGTTCAACCAAAATTTTACTGAAGCAAATTCACCAACTTTTAGCACAATCACATATTTATCAAGTGAAACGCATGATGGTTCATCGATTGCTTGTGGTCATAAGGCATGCCAAGAGAAAGTGGTCATTATAAGTACCTCGGAGACTCTGGAGAGCTCATATGATGTGTCCAATATTTTGGCTGATGAAGTTCATTATGCTGAAGGTAACTCATTGGCTGATGGTCTACAGTTTGAAGAGTGTTCCAGAGTCTCCAGTGGAAAATTGGAACAGGAAGATGTCAAGGAAAGGTCACTGTCAAATCATAGTTCTAGCAATAAAGAAGACTTGTATAACTTGGGTGTtccagaagtttctgtttttgatgACTCTAGTTCTCAAACCTTCCAAGCTAATCTTCCTGATAAGGATATTTCTGTCAGTACTCTTGTCAATGATCACATGGATATTTCTGTGAACACTGTTGCAAATGATCATAATACCAGCTCATCTCATGATTTAGCTTGTCAGCATGGTCTAATATTTCCTGATGCTTCTCCTGGTGGTATAGATATATTGAGTTATGTGCATGAAAATGATTCTGACGATGTAGCAAAGGATTCCACGGTGAATACTAAAACATGCTATGGGGAACATGATGTTTCTTTCAATCAGCCACCAAAAATTCAAAGTGTGGCCGGAGAGTGCATTGCCCAAACACATGATGTCCCTAATAAAGTGGAAGGTGAAGTTTCATCAATTATTTTTGATTTTTCCAGTTTGAGCAAAGTCGACACAGAAAATATCAAGCTAGAATATGATGAGAACCGATCTGGTTCTGCAAGTGGAGTTGACATTGAGCTTGTGCCTGACAGGCCCGGAGAGTGCATTGCCCAAACACCTTATTTCCTTAATAAAGTGGAAGGTGAAGTTTCATCAATTGTTTTTGATTTTTCCAGTTTGAGCAAAATTGACACAGAAAATATCAAGCTAGAATATGATGAGAACCGATCTGGTTCTGCAAGTGGAGTTGACATTGAGCTTGTGCCTGACGAGCCCGGAGAGTGCATTGTCCAAACACCTGATTTCCCTGATAAAGTGGAAGGTGAAGTTTCATCAATTGTTTTTGATTTTTCCAGTTTGAGCAAAGTCGACACAGAAAATATTAAGCTAGAATATGATGAGAACCGATCTGGTTCTGCAAGTGGAGTTGACATTGAGCTTGTGCCTGACGAGCCAAGGGACGAAGCAGAAGCACTTATGTCTTTATCTGCTTGCCGTAATAAATTAGAAGATGAATCTTCACCAATTATTTCTGATTTTTCCAATTTGAGCACAGTCGAAGCAAAAAATGCCAACTTGGAAGATAATGAGAACAGACCTAGTTCCACAAGGGGAGTTGAATTAGTGCCTGTGCCTGAGGACCCAAGGGATAAAGCAGAAACAATTGTGCCGCCCTGTAAGTTTGTAGATGAAATTCAGTTTCAATTTAGTGACACTACAAGTTTTTCTGGCAGAAAGACTATGGATGGTATAGTAGCTAATAAAGCAGCAATTGAACGAGTGCATAATGCAGCTGATGGTGATGCAGGTGAAGGAGTAAACGACATTGATCTCGAAAATAAATCAGAAAACAATCCTGATTTTTCAAGGCCCGAGATTATCCTTGTTCCTATTCCTGGAAGTGGGTTGCATCCATCTGATAATAATCTGGAGGCCAAATCTGCACCAAATATCCGTTCTCACATACACGATCTTGAAAGATCTGATAATTTTCGAGTAAGTCAGTCACTGTACAATGGTAAGAATAGCGAGGTTGATCCAGTCAAGAGTAAAAACTCTGGCTTTCCAGAGCAGGAACTAGAAGGCACTAGTCAGTCAAAAGAAAATAGTGCCCCAACGGATAAAGCAGAAACAATCGTGCCGTCCTGTGAGTTTGTAGATGAAATTCAGTTTCAATTTAGTGGCACTACAAGTTTTGCTGATAGAAAAACCCTGGATGATATAATAGCTAATAAAACAGCATGTGAAGGAGTGCATGATGAAGCTGATGGTGATGCAGATGAAGAGGGAGGGAATGACACTGATCTCGGAAATGAATCAAAAAAACATTCTGATTTGTCAAGGCCTAAGATTATCCTTATTCCTAATCCTGGAAGTGAGTTGCATCTATGTGATAGTAATCTGGAGGCCAAATCTGCACCAAATCTCTGTTCTCACATAAACGATCTTGAAAGCTCTGATGGTTTTCAAGTAAGTCGCTCACTGTACAATGGTGAGAATAGTGGGGTTGATCAAGTCGAGAGTAAGAACTCTGGCTTTTCAGAGCAGGAACTAGAAGGCACTAGTGAGTCAAAAGAAAATAGTGGCCTGTGTGAGCTCATCAACAGTCCAGTGCCTGATAACAAGCACTCTGATGACCTGAAAGACGATTCGTTCAACCCTTTTGTGGGTGAGTTTGTTTTACTATATGAGCTAATACGTCTGTGCGCTATAGTAGGCGttaatgatatttattttgttctgCAGATTAAATGTGATGCTTATCTCTTACTCTTAGTAATAATTCTGTTCTGCGGCATGTGCAGTGAATTTTCTAGatatactcatattcatcaatttCAGGGGACTGGATTCAGTTTCATTTTTTACTTTTGCCTGCAATATTGTATGTGTCAGTGTAATAATCGCTAGCTGTGTCATTTTTGTAGAATTATCCCTATGCAGGCACTTGTTATCTGAAGGCATGGGAGCAGATGCTGCGTGCAAAACCTTTGATGCTGAGAAGATAACCTTAGAGAAGTTCCGTGCCATGGAGCAGTCATTGATAAGAAATGGCAAGCTAGTTGTTAGGATTTCTGGCCGTTACTTTCCCTGGGATGTAGCTGCACCTGTCGTACGGGGGATGGTTTCTTTTAGAGAGGAACAGCTCTTTGAACACCAAGGTATGATAAAGGTGGAGCGAGTTGAGCCAAGCACAACACAAGGTGGCAGCTGGAGAATTTGGCCATTTAGTTTCAAAAGAACGAGGACTATTAACAGCATCCAGCCAGTTTGTGAGAGCACAGTCGCGAGTACTTTGTCCATTCCTGTTAGAGAGTCGGATGGAGAAAGAAATAAAGCCAGTGCAAAGATGATGGAGAGGAAGGTGCGATCGCTCACTCCAACATCTGAGGAGCTTGCGTCTCTTCATCTCAGAGAGGGCAGGAACATTGTGACATTTACCTTCTCCACTGCTATGCTTGGGACGCAGCAGGTTAGTTGCCATTCTTTCATCATCACACTTGATTTGCCCATGCAGTTTCTCATCCTCCCCGCCTTTTCGACAGGTAGATGCTCACATATATTTATGGGAATGGAATGCACACATTGTCATATCAGATGTTGATGGAACTATCACCAAGTGAGTTGGGCAAATCCAGTTGGCATTTTTTTTGAATCCGTCTCCTGAATGCCAGGAACATAATGATTTATAAATactccatttgatttgattaacTTCTTAttaccttttcagttttaaaacGACATTTTGTGTTAAATAAAAAGTGGTAATATATAAGTAAAAGAGTTTGGAAAAATAACGTCCTGTTTTTTGGTTGATGGAACTTATCCTATCTGCTTACAAGAGGGAGGGAAGAACATGAACGTTTTTTTTCTTATTCCAAACATTCAAATATGTATTTTGTTCACTGCAAAATAGGGGCATTTTGTTCTTATTCCATACATTCAAATATTTATAACTGTAACTATAAATGCAGGTCTGATGTTCTAGGTCAGTTCATGCCAATGGTTGGTGTTGATTGGTCTCAAAATGGAGTTGCTCATTTATTTTCTGCAATAAAGGTATGCAGCAAGACAGAAGTATTATATTTCATTCCCAGATATAGCTCAAGACAGTCGCAATTGATCCATTATATATCATCTTTTCTCCAACTACAGAAGATTTTCCAAATGCCTGACGAATTGCATATGTTTGTTTTTCTGTGTGAATTTTTGCAGCAAGCTGCCTCTAAAATGTTTTTAATTGTGTTTGTTCTTATGGCCTTCCACAGGAAAATGGATATCACCTGCTTTTTCTAAGTGCGCGCTCAATTTCACAGGCCCACCTAACAAGGCAGTTTCTTTTCAACCTAAAGCAGGTATTAAAAATTTCTCCCACCCTTTGTTCATCTGTCTGTGCCCGAAAGTCACAAGTGGTGATAATACtttatatgttgaatacccaattATCTAATAAAGAGTGCCAAGTGTTGATCTATCTCATTCTACCCACATGTCAATATGGATTTCAGGACGGAAAAGCACTTCCTGACGGCCCTGTCGTGATATCTCCTGATGGCCTCTTTCCATCTTTGTACAGAGAAGGTGAGCACTAGCCTTTTATACTAGGGACAGACATTAAAAAACTAGTATAGCACAGTTTTTtctttagtgccaagtttgagttTCTGAAGTGATGAGGACAGTGCTGAGGAATCTGGAGGCTGCTGAATTTAGTTTGATCTGTGCCAAGTGAATGTGTATTGAAACCACCGTTGTTTGACATTGTTTTGCAGTTATCAGAAGAGCTCCTCATGAATTCAAGATCTCATGCCTAGCGGTGAGTAACTGACTAGTCCCTAAGACATAAAAATCGAGAAGAAAAGACAACtattgttagagtacgtaatgagCCTAATGGACCTGGGatggcggtatagcccgttagtcttagggttaattagagataagggtcgcttgcttaggggtcaaatAAGCCTTGCTTGAGAGTCAAGTAAACTTCTCTATATAaaaagaggagatgtatcaatctaatcaagcaagaattaagaaggaaatcccttccctcttacccggccgtgggcaaaaggcccccggccggccctctcgcgccctccttctagcagcgccataccAATTTGGTATCAGATAGCTTCGGTGCAATCATGTCCTTGTCGCCGCTCACCCCGACCCTCCCGCTGCCGACCGCGACGACCGCCCTGATGGCCACCACGGCCAGCGCCCCACTCTTGCCGGTGTCGGTCACCTCCGCCGCGCCCGTACCCGTCGTCTTCACCCCGGAGGAGATGACGGCTGCCATCCGGGATCTCACCCAGGCGGTCGCGGGCATCTACACGTTCCTCGCGAGATCCTATGGGCTGCAGCCGCCTGTGCCCTTCacaaccgccccgccgccgcagcagcagccgCCGTGGCAGCCGCCATCCTCGGCGACCCCCGTCGCCGCTGCCATGCAGCAGCTGCCGTGGCAGCCGCTACCAGCAACAAACCCCGGCGCCTCCGCCATGCAGCAgctgccgtggcagccgccacCAGCGACGAATCCCGGTGCCTCCACCATGCAGCAGGGGTAATAGCTGCACCCGCCGCCACCGGCGACCGCGACCCTGGGCATCCCGACGACGGTCCCGGGGGGTGCCCATCCACCAGGTCCGGTTTTCTCCGTCGCTGTCTCCGTTACCGGCCTGGCTCGCTGGGTCCCTTGAGCCGGTATACACGACGGCCTCGGTCGGGCCGTACGTGCTGGCCCCTCTGGCGACGCACCCGGCCATGCAGTTTGGCGGGTCATCGGGCTATGCCGAGCCCTTCACCAGCGTCGACGGGCCCCTGTTCCAGGGCGGCACCCTGATGCCCGCCTACTCGGCCCCGTCATCCTCGCTGCTCCGTGCTGACGCGGCGCACCCGCCCGTCGTCCACGTCCAGACGCCACCAAGATTCTCCAAGTTGGGAGTTCGCGACCCATGATGGCACCATCGACCCCTTGAATTGGCTCAACCAATGCGACCAATTTTTCAGGGGACAGCGCACGCTCGCGTCCGACCGCACCTGGATCGCTTCATATCATCTCCGAGGAGCCGTGCAGACGTGGTACTACGCTCTCAaacaggacgagggcggcatgccaccaTGGGAGCGCTTCCGCGATTTGTGCCTCTTGCGCTTCAGTCCGCCTATACGCGGGAGCCGCCTGGCGGAGCTTGTGCGCCTTCCGTTCCTCACCACAGTGCAAgacttcgccgaccgcttccaggcacTGGCGTGCCACGCCCCCGGCGTTTCGGCTCGGCAGCGGGCTGAGCTCTTCGTCGGCGGCCTACCggaccacatccgcgtggacgtggagatGCGCGGGCCAcaggacctccagacggccatgtactacacCGCGCGTTCGAGCGTCGCGCGGTGGTCACCCAGCAGGCGCCACCGCCCCGGGCCGCTGGGCCGCCACCCTGGCTGGAagttcccgcgcagggtcggcctgccCAGGCTTCCACGGCACCCCTCGCCGCGGCTGTGGcacgcccgttccgccggctcaccccgtccgagcaactcgagcgtcgccgccaagggtgtGCTTCAACTGCGATGAGCCCTACGTACCGGGCCACatctgcccgcgactcttctacctggaggctgcaGACTACGTTGAGGAGGACCCCGCCGCCACCGGGCTCAGCAACCAGCCCGTCCCAGTTGACGCGGAGGTGTTTGGCGACCGTTGATCTTCCCCGCtttccagctcgaggacgagctgtttgtgcaggcggggagaaatgttatgaccggcatattaggggcttagcccagttagttgtggcccagtttatcttatcgttattaggggcttaccgcttagcccaattatcttattaggaggattctataaactcgtgtaaggacccgttttgggattaagcaagaagcaatcatatttgctcggcttccttagggagccgggagacctgaccctagccgccgcccctgctctctctctctctctcgcgcgcacacGCAACAACGGCGCCCCAGCGCCGGCGACCATGCCTTCCTCCACGCAATCCctccttccacccctacaacctaAGACCACGCCCTGGTAGGGATCCGGTTCCTACCAATTTGGTAGTGTTAGAGTACTTAATGCGTCTAATGGGCCTGGGCtagcggtatagcccgttagtcttagggttaattagagataagggtcgcttgcttaggggtcaagtaagccttgcttgggagtcaagtaaacctctttatataaagagaggagatgtcaagtaagccttgcttgggagtcaagtaaacctctttatataaagagaggagatgtatcaatctaatcaagcaagaattaagaaggaaatcccttccctcttgcgcCGCAGCGGGCAAAAGGCCCCCGTCCGGCCCTCTCGctccctccttctagcagcgccataacaatttggtatcagctagctttggttcgatcatgtcttcaccgccgcccaaCCCGTCTCTTCCGCTGCTGGGATTCTCCGTCGCGCCCGCCCCCGCCGTCCTCACCCCGGAGGAGGTGTCCGGGGCGCTGCGGGACAtaacccaggcggtccaggagatccgcctgttcttggccgggtcctacgggctgcacccggctgcgccgcccatcgccgccaccGCGTCGTCGTGGCTGCTGTGGCAGCCGCTGCACCAAgcggcctccgccgcgctcgctgggccgctgtcatccaccgccccgccctggctgcagtggcagccgccgctcctggcggcctccgccgcgctcggcgctccgccgcagcagccgctgccgctgccccaGGGCGTCCCCGCCACGTTCGCCGGGCCGCTGCAGCAGCCGTTGTAGCtgccatccaccgccaccaccgccccgccctggctacagtggcagccgccgctcctggcggcctccgccgcgcccggcgctccgctgcagcagccaccgccggtcagctccggctccgcatcgaccgcgccggcgggagtcccgatccatcagatcaagttcccgccgtcGCCATTACCGCTTCCCCAGGGCGTccccatccagcagatcaagttcccgccgccgccgtcaccgcttccggcttggatcactacccgccacgtgtcggcggcggtgaggctgcaggctgctgtgCGCGGCCTCCTAGTGCGTCGGCGTGTGCGGGGGATGCATGGTCTGTAGCTGCCGCTCCTCCCAGCTGcgcttcgctgcgcaaaggacctcgatctcgtccgctgcgtcggggatcttgggcatgcggtttcccccacgggCAGTGGGCATGCCGTTTTCCCCGCGGGCAGCGACCTAAAAGTCTGCGACATCGGCAgttgggggggcgcacccctcttcgtcattctccatcgcaagccctccacttatctctgtgcggtgcagaccaacaaccgtccggcggggagaaggcatggtgtcaccgacaggagcgcaccgcgtagcaccactgcattccgccgCCGGTCGCTGCgagggcggctttgctggtcgctcttgcgaccacttctaggtggccatacacatgcactccttttgtctagatggtgtccatgggatccaggtggctgtacacgtgcacgttcgacgtgcggatggtgtccactttttttaaggggtccaaaataaagtgtcccagtccatttcaggttgagagtaataaaacaagccgagatgtaaaaggcttgtttttaggtgttaggtttgtgtcgcgtcgagtcatggttataagttggttaggctgcagctcgaggacaagctgcatgtccaggtggggtgtagtgttagagtatgtatgggcctgggctggcggtatagcctgttagttttagggttaattagagataagggtcgcttgcttagggatcaagtaagccttgcttgaaAGTCAAGTAAACCtccctatataaagagaggagacgtatcaatctaatcaagcaagaaggaaatcccttccctcttgcccggccgtgggcaaaaggcctctggccggccctctcgcgccctccttctagcagcgccataacaactATGTAGTAATAAAGTGTTGCATACATACAGGATATCAAAGCACTATTTCCTCCTGACTCGCATCCTTTCTATGCGGGATTTGGGAATAGAGATACTGATGAGCTTAGTTACCTCAAGGTTGGGATTCCCATGGGCAAGATCTTCATAATTAATCCCAAGGTAAGAAATGAAAAACATGTGCATTTGCATAGTGTGAATAAAGTCCAGTAAGTGAAGGCATTTGTTTGTTTATATTTGTGGTTTGGTGCAGGGTGAAGTTGCTGTGAATCGCCGGGTGAATACCAAATCATACATGTCCCTGCATGCTCTTGTGAATCGGGTGTTCCCTCCTCTATCGTCACCACCGGAGCAGGTCTGTCTGTCGTGTTTTCTGATTCTTGACTTGAATTTCATCAGTGTGTTTTGTACCTTGACCTGATGGTGGTGACTCCAGGAGGACTACAACACCTGGAATTACTGGAAGATGCCAGTCGCTGATATTTGAGGTGCAGTCTGGGCACAATGCTCTATGGCGCACAGCAATGTCCATAAGAAGGCGAAGGCAGAGGGGTAGTGCAGCGAGGTATCGTTGTCATAACCTGTTGTGTTCCCTGCCTGCTACGGAGTAGTAGTAGTTTCTTGCAGGAGGTCAATCCTCACATATACATTGTCTTGTGTTTCCACAGGCCAATGAATGGTTGGCGAATGCTCCTAATGCAAGATGAAGGTGTGTATAATACGGAGTAGGCAACAACATAGTCTGTACGAGCGATGCCATCATATTGCAGCTTGGTTGAAAATGGGAGGTCCCTTGAGTTGGTTTCTTCTTCCTTGCTGTACTATCGTAGTAGTACTAATTTTGTACTAGAACAACAAAACAAGAATTCAAATATCATCAAGCCTGTAGGATTGGATGCTGGTGATGACGTTGCGTTTTGCACATGTCAATCTTGTTATTTTAATTTTGTCTGCCTCTGCCCGTGGACAATTTATTTGCAAAATAAATATAGCGTCAATATTGATCGTTCCCTCCTGTTCCTGTTCCAGTCAGTTTGCTAGGTTCTCCTGCTATTTGCTTCGTTTTTTTTCCTTCTGTTTATAGGAAATTGGTTCTGGCTTTAATAATTCGGATTTGCTATGTCACATGTACTCCGTTTGCTAGTTAAAACGGAGTAGATGTGAAGTAGTTATCTCACATCCAACTTTCTAACCACATGATTTAGAAATCAATATTCGTGTCTTTAGGTCCTTTTCTGTTTGTTCAAAGTGCTTGAGGGCGTCATGCACCTACTCTATCGTTTGTTCCGATCGGACTCAACGATCGACTCGACGACACGAGCATGTATTTTGTTCGCTTCAGCGTTGACCCATTTAAGCACTGATGGACGCCGTGTTGCTTTTGTTGTGCTCCTGTGTGTTTGCAGGTGCATGCGTAGGTCGTGGAGCTGGCTCACGACTGTCTCAGTATAGCCGGTCCTAAGCCCGGGTAAAGAAGGAAGATTGTGATAGGCTTAGGGAGTCACCGTAAAAACTCAGCCATTCTTATAgggatgaaacccaaaagattttcgttggggcgtaaccctctcagcgacacACCACATTGGAACCCGGGCGTGATGCAAAATGGGCAAGGGCCTTGCCGTCACCCCCCAGATGGCGCGCCGTATcatgatccggatacggtggcaagtgagcgaggatcgggtcattgcatccttagtggcgcgctacatcggcgcccggatgtagtggaaaatgagcaagggtcttcgcattcgACTCAACGAGTGCGAAGAAatgaagctagccgagcctaggaggattcgcttaggtagctggaacgtagggtctctgacagggaagcttcgggagctagttgatgcagcggtgaggagaggtgttgatatcctttgcgtccaagaaaccaaatgaagatgacagaaggcgaaggaggtggaggataccggcttcaagctgtggtacacggggacggctccAAACAGAAATGACGTAGGCATCTtaatcaacaagagcctcaagtatggagtggtagacgtcaagagatgtggggaccggattatcctggtcaagctggtagttgaggacttggttctcaatgttatcagcgcgtatgacccgcaagtaggccacaataagAACACCAacagggagttctgggaaggcctggaagacatggttaggagtgtaccgattggtgagaagctcttcacaggaggagacctcaatggccacgtgggtacatctaacacaggttttgaaggggcgcatgggggctttggctatggcatcaggaatcaagaaggagaagatgtcttaagctttgctctagcctacaacatgattgtagctaacaccctctttagaaagagagaatcacatctggtgacttttagtagtggccaacactagccagattgatttcatcctctcgggaagagaagataggcgtgcgtgcctagactgtaaggtgatacatggagagagtgttgtaccccagcataagctggtggttgctgacttccgctttcggattcgtgtccagcgggataagcatgccaaagtcgatagaacgaagtggtggaagctcaagggagaggtagctcaggcgttcaaggagagggtcattaaggagggcccttgggaggaaggaggggatgtggacaatgtgtggatgaagatggcgacttgcattcataaggtggcctcggaggagtttggagtgttcaggggaaggagaagcgaagataaggatacctggtggtggaatgatgatgtccagaaggcgattaaagagaaaaaagattgcttcagacgcctatacctggataggagtgcagacaacatagagaagtacaagatggcgaagaaggctgcaaagcaagctgttggtgaagcaaggggtcgggcatatgaggacctctaccaacggttaggcacgtaggaaggcgaaagggacatctataagatggtcaagatccgagagaggaagatgagggatatgggccaagtcaaatgcatcaaggatggagcaggccaactcttggtgaaggacgaggagattaagtatagatggcgggagtacttcgacaagctgttcaatggggagaatgagagttctaccatcgAACTGGacaactcctttgatgagaccaacatgcgttttgtgcggcgaattcaggagtctgaggtcaaggaggctttaaaaaggatgaaaggaggcaaggcgatgggccctgattgtatccccattgaggtgtgtaaaggtctcggggacatagtgATAATATGACTAACCAAGCTtctcaacctcatttttcgggcaaacaagatgccagaagaatggagacggagtatattagtaccaatcttcaaaaacaagggggatgttcagagttgtactaattaccgtggaataaAGCTGATGatccatacaatgaagctatgggagagagtcattgagcactgcttaagaagaatgacaagagtGACCAAAAATTAGTTTGATTTCATGCCTCGGAGGTCGACCAtgaaagccattttcttggtacgataatttatggagagatatagggaacaaaagaaggacttgcatatggtgttcattgacttggagagtCCTATGATACGATACcgtggaatgtcatgtggtgggccttggagaaacacaaagtcccagcaaagtacattaccctcatgaagaacatgtacgataatgttgtgacaagtgttcgaacaagtgatgtcgacactgatgacttcctaATTAAGATATGACTACattaggggtcagctttgagcccttatctttgtgcattggtgatggatgaggtcacaagggatatacaaggagatatcacatggtgtatgctctttgtggatgatgtggtgctagttgacgatagtcggacgaaGGTAAATAtaaa
Proteins encoded:
- the LOC123097443 gene encoding uncharacterized protein isoform X2, with amino-acid sequence MYAVGKVLYSVAGPFHPFGGAVDIVVVQQQDGSFKSSPWYVRFGKFQGVLKTREKVVNIAVNGVEAGFHMYLDSNGEAHFLRDADSITAEGDFVVSTSSLGDEREVLMQDAQLRKSKSTSCDISTMEASAGDGKMPARTVSRQSTILERMFGRKPNKDNAPAVDSVCSLERAEIAAELLDAKWSTNLSHGSEAPSSDHEPSSSHLRDAGNGNQGETAKMVLPDCSLDHDKAMGSNCDNVNSTVGSPHGGSRSSGDEKAHCIQTTSVEEEIVAIYAHKTDGIMSTIDWPGPEYMSNDLDTGKSINESVDTQGELQRNLEDVTVREMHTEVFSNGIFEIHAIETGITDCKSEVVSQLVAVDSDKFNQNFTEANSPTFSTITYLSSETHDGSSIACGHKACQEKVVIISTSETLESSYDVSNILADEVHYAEGNSLADGLQFEECSRVSSGKLEQEDVKERSLSNHSSSNKEDLYNLGVPEVSVFDDSSSQTFQANLPDKDISVSTLVNDHMDISVNTVANDHNTSSSHDLACQHGLIFPDASPGGIDILSYVHENDSDDVAKDSTVNTKTCYGEHDVSFNQPPKIQSVAGECIAQTHDVPNKVEGEVSSIIFDFSSLSKVDTENIKLEYDENRSGSASGVDIELVPDRPGECIAQTPYFLNKVEGEVSSIVFDFSSLSKIDTENIKLEYDENRSGSASGVDIELVPDEPGECIVQTPDFPDKVEGEVSSIVFDFSSLSKVDTENIKLEYDENRSGSASGVDIELVPDEPRDEAEALMSLSACRNKLEDESSPIISDFSNLSTVEAKNANLEDNENRPSSTRGVELVPVPEDPRDKAETIVPPCEGVNDIDLENKSENNPDFSRPEIILVPIPGSGLHPSDNNLEAKSAPNIRSHIHDLERSDNFRVSQSLYNGKNSEVDPVKSKNSGFPEQELEGTSQSKENSAPTDKAETIVPSCEFVDEIQFQFSGTTSFADRKTLDDIIANKTACEGVHDEADGDADEEGGNDTDLGNESKKHSDLSRPKIILIPNPGSELHLCDSNLEAKSAPNLCSHINDLESSDGFQVSRSLYNGENSGVDQVESKNSGFSEQELEGTSESKENSGLCELINSPVPDNKHSDDLKDDSFNPFVELSLCRHLLSEGMGADAACKTFDAEKITLEKFRAMEQSLIRNGKLVVRISGRYFPWDVAAPVVRGMVSFREEQLFEHQGMIKVERVEPSTTQGGSWRIWPFSFKRTRTINSIQPVCESTVASTLSIPVRESDGERNKASAKMMERKVRSLTPTSEELASLHLREGRNIVTFTFSTAMLGTQQVDAHIYLWEWNAHIVISDVDGTITKSDVLGQFMPMVGVDWSQNGVAHLFSAIKENGYHLLFLSARSISQAHLTRQFLFNLKQDGKALPDGPVVISPDGLFPSLYREVIRRAPHEFKISCLADIKALFPPDSHPFYAGFGNRDTDELSYLKVGIPMGKIFIINPKGEVAVNRRVNTKSYMSLHALVNRVFPPLSSPPEQEDYNTWNYWKMPVADI